From one Branchiostoma floridae strain S238N-H82 chromosome 3, Bfl_VNyyK, whole genome shotgun sequence genomic stretch:
- the LOC118412549 gene encoding kinase D-interacting substrate of 220 kDa B-like isoform X2, protein MANFMNPLFDKVSLLKKEADDPESASCLPCTDGSDQEEEEEEEVPATCATPAEEVEKDPLGHMVSAHTIADIIMDKNTEMPLTVGVFGGFGSGKSSFHAAVKKEVLKRTSLVQHYKKKIDEQGVSKKKKKEKPRNLLERLDFYIIMIVYLSLVTGTIVSGLMYPAAFYYLLAGTVSAVLPIGVYFRDYLGQAARLVAAKLPGLFAKSSPMYHILRTYLDVPVKPLDQELVREQPERRTDVIWVDFNAWVFSGCNVLWAGIVTRLCDEVEAHVGARNVRLFRSIQAKAEAAAAQPTQRILLPKWFRLLATLVIGVGLVVLAALGIDTDALANGEFPAGVVPLVPLLMGALAKGKSAVTFGRSMVKSQSDNITSLMARPGFAEQLGFMSEVKKEVQTVKSLLAYLERTTNIRYRIVVVVDDLSDCQEDRVVGVLQALKVLLSDEDANIISILCVNPKQVKSSPSSELILNR, encoded by the exons ATGGCGAACTTCATGAACCCGCTTTTCGACAAGGTCAGCCTGCTGAAGAAGGAGGCAGACGACCCGGAGTCGGCGTCATGCCTGCCCTGTACGGACGGCTCCGAccaggaagaggaggaggaagagga AGTTCCAGCCACGTGTGCGACCCCGGCAGAGGAGGTGGAGAAAGACCCCCTAGGTCACATGGTGTCTGCCCACACCATCGCAGACATCATCATGGACAAAAACACGGAAATGCCGCTCACGGTGGGGGTGTTCGGCGGCTTCGGCTCCGGAAAATCCTCCTTCCATGCTGCCGTCAAAA AAGAGGTTCTGAAAAGGACGTCGCTTGTCCAGCATTATAAAAAGAAGATCGACGAACAGGGagtttcaaagaagaagaaaaaggagaaaCCGAGGAACCTTCTTGAGCGCCTCGACTTCTACATCATCATGATTGTCTACCTAAGCctg GTGACAGGGACCATCGTAAGCGGTCTGATGTACCCGGCGGCCTTCTACTACCTTCTGGCCGGCACCGTTTCCGCGGTGTTGCCTATCGGGGTGTACTTCCGGGACTACCTCGGGCAGGCCGCGCGGCTGGTGGCGGCTAAGCTGCCGGGGCTGTTCGCCAAGTCCAGTCCCATGTACCACATCCTCCGCACCTACCTGGACGTGCCGGTAAAACCACTGGATCAGGAGCTGGTCAGGGAGCAACCGGAGAGAAGAACAGAC GTAATCTGGGTTGATTTCAACGCCTGGGTGTTTTCCGGTTGCAATGTATTGTGGGCCGGGATCGTCACCAGGCTGTGTGATGAAGTCGAGGCTCACGTTGGCGCGAGAAACGTTCGTCTGTTTCGGTCCATACAG GCCAAAGCGGAGGCGGCTGCTGCCCAGCCCACCCAGCGGATCCTGCTCCCTAAGTGGTTCCGCCTGCTGGCGACGCTGGTGATCGGCGTGGGGCTGGTGGTTCTGGCCGCGCTGGGGATCGATACGGACGCGTTGGCGAATGGAGAGTTCCCCGCTGGAGTG GTCCCGCTTGTCCCGCTGCTGATGGGTGCGCTCGCTAAAGGGAAGAGCGCCGTGACGTTCGGCAGGAGCATGGTGAAGTCACAGTCCGACAACATCACGTCACTCATGGCGAGGCCGGGGTTCGCCGAGCAGCTGGGATTCATGTCAGAG gttaaGAAGGAGGTCCAGACGGTTAAGTCTCTGCTAGCGTACCTGGAGCGGACCACGAACATCCGGTACCGAATCGTGGTGGTTGTGGACGACTTGTCGGACTGCCAGGAGGACCGCGTGGTGGGAGTGTTGCAGGCGCTCAAGGTGCTGCTGTCTGACGAGGACGCCAACATCATCTCCATCCTCTGTGTCAATCCTAAACAGGTAAAATCATCTCCATCTTCTGAGTTAATCCTAAACAGGTAA
- the LOC118412538 gene encoding TRIO and F-actin-binding protein-like gives MSAMSWSVWVLLLAVTASCQAAPSVVSDNESLVRNGEIDLDDRISPVGWTGVVDVLPPDLAPLQNNADSFSVPKRQQNPRDPIRNGKRQDNPLDPIRNGKRQDSPLDPIRNGKRRDNPLDPIRNGKRQDNPLDPIRNGKRQDNPLDPIRNGKRQRNPLDPILNGKRQQNPLDSIRNGKRQQNPLDPIRNGKRQQNPLDPIRNEKRQQNPLDPIRNGKRQQNPLDPIRNGKRQQNPLDPIRNGKRQQNPLDPIRNGKRQQNPLDPIRNGKRQQNPLDPIRNGKRQQNPLDPIRNGKRQQNPLDPIRNGKRQQNPLDPIRNGKRQQNPLDPIRNGKRQQNPLDPIRNGKRQDNPLDPIRNGKRQQNPLDPIRNGKRQQNPLDPIRNGKRQQNPLDPIRNGKRQDNPLDPIRNGKRQDNPLDPIRNGKRQQNPLDPIRNGKRQDNPLDPIRNGKRQDNPLDPIRNGKRQQNPLDPIRNGKRQQNPLDPIRNGKRQQNPLDPIRNGKRQDNPLDPIRNGKRQQNPLDPIRNGKRQQNPLDPIRNGKK, from the exons ATGTCTGCTATGAGCTGGTCTGTGTGGGTCTTACTTCTGGCTGTGACAGCGAGCTGTCAG GCTGCACCCAGTGTGGTCTCTGATAACGAGAGTCTCGTGAGAAATGGCGAGATAGATTTGGACGACCGCATTTCACCTGTGGGGTGGACAGGTGTCGTAGATGTGCTGCCACCTGACCTGGCACCCCTGCAAAACAATG CTGATTCATTCAGTGTACCAAAGAGGCAGCAAAACCCACGCGACCCAATCCGGAACGGAAAGAGGCAGGACAACCCACTGGATCCAATCCGGAACGGAAAGAGACAGGACAGCCCATTGGATCCAATCCGGAACGGAAAGAGGCGGGACAACCCACTAGATCCAATCCGGAACGGAAAGAGACAGGACAACCCACTAGATCCAATCCGGAACGGAAAGAGACAGGACAACCCACTAGATCCAATCCGGAACGGAAAGAGGCAGCGCAACCCGCTTGACCCAATCCTGAACGGAAAGAGGCAGCAAAACCCACTCGACTCAATCCGAAACGGCAAGAGGCAGCAAAACCCACTCGACCCGATCCGGAACGGCAAGAGGCAGCAAAACCCACTCGACCCGATCCGGAACGAAAAGAGGCAGCAAAACCCACTCGACCCGATCCGGAACGGAAAGAGGCAGCAAAACCCACTCGACCCAATCCGGAACGGAAAGAGGCAGCAAAACCCACTCGACCCGATCCGGAACGGAAAGAGGCAGCAAAATCCACTCGACCCAATCCGGAACGGAAAGAGGCAGCAAAACCCACTCGACCCAATCCGAAACGGCAAGAGGCAGCAAAACCCACTCGACCCGATCCGGAACGGAAAGAGGCAGCAAAACCCACTCGACCCAATCCGGAACGGAAAGAGGCAGCAAAACCCACTCGACCCGATCCGGAACGGAAAGAGGCAGCAAAATCCACTCGACCCAATCCGGAACGGAAAGAGGCAGCAAAACCCACTCGACCCAATCCGGAACGGAAAGAGGCAGCAAAACCCACTCGACCCAATCCGGAACGGAAAGAGGCAGGACAACCCACTCGACCCAATCCGGAACGGAAAGAGGCAGCAAAACCCACTCGACCCAATCCGGAACGGAAAGAGGCAGCAAAACCCACTCGACCCAATCCGGAACGGAAAGAGGCAGCAAAACCCACTCGACCCAATCCGGAACGGAAAGAGACAGGACAACCCACTCGACCCAATCCGGAACGGAAAGAGGCAGGACAACCCACTCGACCCAATCCGGAACGGAAAGAGGCAGCAAAACCCACTCGACCCAATCCGGAACGGAAAGAGACAGGACAACCCACTCGACCCAATCCGGAACGGAAAGAGACAGGACAACCCACTCGACCCAATTCGGAACGGAAAGAGGCAGCAAAACCCACTCGACCCGATCCGGAACGGAAAGAGGCAGCAAAACCCACTCGACCCAATCCGGAACGGCAAGAGGCAGCAAAACCCACTCGACCCAATCCGGAACGGAAAGAGACAGGACAACCCACTCGACCCAATCCGGAACGGCAAGAGGCAGCAAAACCCACTCGACCCAATCCGGAACGGAAAGAGGCAGCAAAACCCACTCGACCCAATCCGGAACGGCAAAAAGTAG
- the LOC118412549 gene encoding kinase D-interacting substrate of 220 kDa B-like isoform X1, with product MANFMNPLFDKVSLLKKEADDPESASCLPCTDGSDQEEEEEEEEVPATCATPAEEVEKDPLGHMVSAHTIADIIMDKNTEMPLTVGVFGGFGSGKSSFHAAVKKEVLKRTSLVQHYKKKIDEQGVSKKKKKEKPRNLLERLDFYIIMIVYLSLVTGTIVSGLMYPAAFYYLLAGTVSAVLPIGVYFRDYLGQAARLVAAKLPGLFAKSSPMYHILRTYLDVPVKPLDQELVREQPERRTDVIWVDFNAWVFSGCNVLWAGIVTRLCDEVEAHVGARNVRLFRSIQAKAEAAAAQPTQRILLPKWFRLLATLVIGVGLVVLAALGIDTDALANGEFPAGVVPLVPLLMGALAKGKSAVTFGRSMVKSQSDNITSLMARPGFAEQLGFMSEVKKEVQTVKSLLAYLERTTNIRYRIVVVVDDLSDCQEDRVVGVLQALKVLLSDEDANIISILCVNPKQVKSSPSSELILNR from the exons ATGGCGAACTTCATGAACCCGCTTTTCGACAAGGTCAGCCTGCTGAAGAAGGAGGCAGACGACCCGGAGTCGGCGTCATGCCTGCCCTGTACGGACGGCTCCGAccaggaagaggaggaggaagaggaggaag TTCCAGCCACGTGTGCGACCCCGGCAGAGGAGGTGGAGAAAGACCCCCTAGGTCACATGGTGTCTGCCCACACCATCGCAGACATCATCATGGACAAAAACACGGAAATGCCGCTCACGGTGGGGGTGTTCGGCGGCTTCGGCTCCGGAAAATCCTCCTTCCATGCTGCCGTCAAAA AAGAGGTTCTGAAAAGGACGTCGCTTGTCCAGCATTATAAAAAGAAGATCGACGAACAGGGagtttcaaagaagaagaaaaaggagaaaCCGAGGAACCTTCTTGAGCGCCTCGACTTCTACATCATCATGATTGTCTACCTAAGCctg GTGACAGGGACCATCGTAAGCGGTCTGATGTACCCGGCGGCCTTCTACTACCTTCTGGCCGGCACCGTTTCCGCGGTGTTGCCTATCGGGGTGTACTTCCGGGACTACCTCGGGCAGGCCGCGCGGCTGGTGGCGGCTAAGCTGCCGGGGCTGTTCGCCAAGTCCAGTCCCATGTACCACATCCTCCGCACCTACCTGGACGTGCCGGTAAAACCACTGGATCAGGAGCTGGTCAGGGAGCAACCGGAGAGAAGAACAGAC GTAATCTGGGTTGATTTCAACGCCTGGGTGTTTTCCGGTTGCAATGTATTGTGGGCCGGGATCGTCACCAGGCTGTGTGATGAAGTCGAGGCTCACGTTGGCGCGAGAAACGTTCGTCTGTTTCGGTCCATACAG GCCAAAGCGGAGGCGGCTGCTGCCCAGCCCACCCAGCGGATCCTGCTCCCTAAGTGGTTCCGCCTGCTGGCGACGCTGGTGATCGGCGTGGGGCTGGTGGTTCTGGCCGCGCTGGGGATCGATACGGACGCGTTGGCGAATGGAGAGTTCCCCGCTGGAGTG GTCCCGCTTGTCCCGCTGCTGATGGGTGCGCTCGCTAAAGGGAAGAGCGCCGTGACGTTCGGCAGGAGCATGGTGAAGTCACAGTCCGACAACATCACGTCACTCATGGCGAGGCCGGGGTTCGCCGAGCAGCTGGGATTCATGTCAGAG gttaaGAAGGAGGTCCAGACGGTTAAGTCTCTGCTAGCGTACCTGGAGCGGACCACGAACATCCGGTACCGAATCGTGGTGGTTGTGGACGACTTGTCGGACTGCCAGGAGGACCGCGTGGTGGGAGTGTTGCAGGCGCTCAAGGTGCTGCTGTCTGACGAGGACGCCAACATCATCTCCATCCTCTGTGTCAATCCTAAACAGGTAAAATCATCTCCATCTTCTGAGTTAATCCTAAACAGGTAA
- the LOC118412557 gene encoding NTPase KAP family P-loop domain-containing protein 1-like, translating to MPYVKGNPRYIRDLYFVLRMTAGVVEYRMKLHKFDIKDWDKLVAWVVLVQQWPYRVSWIVLHAEDLELKAAVKKREKLSSCVEQAPDDYMDKKLHAIFKSAQEKQTELEKKGEETWKRLNSLDGDTELLELFLQEFDFTVQDMFDLLPVTTNMDTSIKRAINSALSQQA from the exons ATGCCCTACGTCAAGGGCAACCCGCGCTACATCCGGGACCTGTACTTCGTCCTGCGCATGACGGCCGGCGTGGTGGAGTACAGAATGAAGCTGCACAAGTTTGATATCAAG GACTGGGACAAGCTTGTAGCCTGGGTAGTGCTGGTACAACAGTGGCCGTACCGGGTCAGCTGGATCGTGCTGCACGCCGAGGACCTGGAGCTGAAGGCCGCCGTGAAGAAGCGGGAAAAACTCAGCAGCTGCGTGGAACAAGCGCC TGACGACTACATGGATAAGAAGCTTCACGCCATCTTCAAGTCAGCTCAGGAGAAACAGACAGAGCTGGAGAAGAAGGGAGAAGAGACCTGGAAGAGGCTGAACTCCTTAGACGGCGACACCGAGCTCCTTGAGCTGTTCCTTCAGGAATTTGACTTTACTGTGCAG GACATGTTCGACCTCCTCCCCGTGACCACAAACATGGACACTTCCATCAAGAGGGCGATCAACTCAGCCCTGTCACAACAggcatga
- the LOC118410863 gene encoding sulfite oxidase-like has translation MAAARAVLTCGRVFAQSAASYSTRSAGKTPLSQKWTVLQQTVRQNARRYTTGQAGRAYVWPATAVGVACGLAVGTTLYLSQREKPVGAKSVPTFEHDPTPGGFRTNLPEFSLSEVAKHKTKNDRVWITYKSGVYDITEFLESHPGGASKIMLAAGGSVEPFWAMYAVHKENPEVFELLEPLRIGNISKKDLIEMQQTKKADPNDPFASEPGRHPALAPSSKKPFNAEPPQELLVDNYITPNELFFVRNHLPVPQVDMNKYVLTVGGEGLKKHSFTLDDLKEKFKHRKMVATIQCAGNRRSNMMEVKKIKGLSWGIAAISNAEWTGVYLSDILAHVGLSDPENRGELKHVQFEGLDLDPERAPYGGSIPIEKALDPSGDVLLAWDMNGEPLSRDHGFPLRVIAPGIIGARQVKWLSKVWASPDESPSHWQQNDYKGFAPQVDWDSVDFKKSPAIQEYPVQSAICEPKDGTVWDDEEEVTVKGYAYSGGGREIIRVDVSADGGKTWHPTELVAKPNQGYNRTWAWTLWEASVPLPKDAKGKKVELCAKAVDSAYNTQPESFKPYWNLRGVVANAWHRVHITVEPPEGDDD, from the exons atggcggcggcgCGGGCTGTATTGACGTGTGGACGTGTTTTTGCGCAATCAGCTGCTTCTTACAGCACCAG GTCGGCAGGGAAGACCCCCCTCTCCCAGAAGTGGACTGTTCTGCAGCAGACGGTAAGACAGAATGCTCGGCGCTACACCACCGGTCAGGCCGGTCGGGCGTACGTGTGGCCAGCCACCGCCGTCGGCGTCGCCTGCGGACTCGCGGTCGGAACGACCCTCTACCTGAGTCAGCGAGAGAAACCCGTCGGCGCCAAATCTGTCCCTACCTTCGAGCACGACCCAACCCCGGGCGGATTCCGTACGAACTTACCGGAGTTCTCACTTTCAGAGGTGGCAAAGCATAAAACGAAGAATGACCGCGTCTGGATCACCTACAAGTCCGGTGTCTACGACATCACAGAGTTCCTGGAGAGCCATCCGGGCGGTGCATCGAAGATCATGCTGGCTGCGGGCGGTTCTGTCGAGCCGTTCTGGGCGATGTACGCCGTGCATAAGGAGAACCCAGAAGTCTTCGAGCTCCTCGAGCCGTTACGCATAGGAAACATCAGCAAGAAAGATCTCATCGAGATGCAGCAGACCAAGAAGGCCGATCCGAATGACCCGTTTGCGTCCGAACCCGGTCGCCATCCGGCGCTGGCTCCAAGCTCGAAGAAACCGTTCAACGCCGAGCCACCGCAAGAGCTGCTGGTGGATAATTACATCACGCCTAACGAGCTGTTCTTCGTTAGGAACCACCTGCCTGTACCACAG gtggaCATGAACAAGTACGTCTTGACAGTCGGAGGCGAGGGTCTGAAGAAGCACTCCTTCACCTTGGATGATCTTAAGGAGAAGTTCAAACATCGGAAGATGGTGGCCACGATCCAGTGCGCCGGGAACCGCCGATCCAACATGATGGAG GTGAAGAAGATTAAGGGTCTGAGTTGGGGGATCGCAGCGATCAGTAACGCTGAGTGGACGGGCGTGTACCTGAGCGACATTCTCGCGCACGTCGGACTGTCCGACCCAGAGAACCGCGGAGAACTCAAGCATGTGCAATTTgaaggtctggacctggacccgGAGAGGGCGCCGTATGGag GTTCCATCCCGATTGAGAAGGCGTTGGATCCGTCGGGTGACGTCCTGCTCGCGTGGGACATGAATGGAGAACCGCTCTCACGTGATCACGGTTTCCCCCTCAGGGTCATTGCGCCAGGAATCATCGGCGCCAG gcAGGTAAAGTGGCTGAGCAAAGTTTGGGCCAGCCCAGACGAGAGCCCGTCTCACTGGCAGCAGAACGACTACAAGGGTTTTGCTCCGCAG GTGGACTGGGACTCTGTGGACTTTAAGAAGTCCCCAGCGATCCAGGAGTATCCTGTCCAGTCCGCCATTTGTGAGCCGAAGGACGGAACCGTGTGGGACGATGAAGAGGAG GTGACAGTAAAGGGTTATGCGTACAGCGGCGGGGGTCGGGAGATTATCCGCGTAGACGTGTCGGCGGATGGTGGGAAAACGTGGCACCCCACGGAGCTGGTGGCAAAACCAAACCAGGGCTACAACCGCACCTGGGCCTGGACACTGTGGGAGGCCAGCGTGCCTCTACCGAAGGACGCTAAAG GAAAGAAGGTTGAACTGTGTGCAAAGGCAGTGGACTCAGCATACAACACCCAGCCAGAGTCATTCAAACCGTACTGGAACCTTCGCGGGGTCGTGGCCAACGCCTGGCACAGGGTGCACATCACGGTGGAGCCACCAGAGGGCGACGATGACTGA